One Phragmitibacter flavus genomic window, TAGTGCGTTGGTGAGGGAATTGATGGGGCGGATGGGGGAGAGCGGCGATCATTCGGCGTTGTGGGAAGAGGTGCAGGTGGGGATGAAGGAAGGGAAGTTTTCGGCGGTGGATGCGATGCGGTTGGAATGTCGCTCCGGCCAGCGGGCAGTGTTTAAATCGGGAATGGAATTTGGTGATTTTCCGTCTTTGAAATTTGAGGAGGAGGTGCGGCAGGATGGGAAGGAGGTGGAGACGGATGGGGAGAGGAAGGGGGTTATGAAATCGAAGTTGGAGACGGGTTGGGCGGGGATGTGTTTCGAGATGGATCCGTTGTTGGGGCCGGATGGGTTTACGATGGATTTGAATCTGGCTTTTGAGTTTCACCATGCGCCGCCGGATTGGGATGAGGCGAGCGGGGGATGGGAGTTTCGTTGTTTCGAGACCACGACGAGTTTGACGGTGGAGTCGGGGAGTCAGCGGGTGATCGGGGTTTGGAAACCGGAGGGGGTGCTGGGGGATGTGTTGCAGGTGGCGTTTTTGAAAATGGTGAGGGTGGGGGGGGAGTAGGAAGTTGCAGGGATCTTTGCAGGTGGCAGGACTGATGGGCGCTTCGCGTCGGGTTCCCGGCAGGATGCCGGGAACGACACTTTCCAGATGCGTGTGCTCCCCATGATTGGACGGCAGGACTGAGAGGGACAGGAATGTCCCTCCTCCTTTAGGCCAGGATGCCTTTGACGACGTGGCCGTGGACGTCGGTGAGGCGGAACTGGCGGCCTTGGTAGCGATAGGTGAGTTTGGTGTGGTCGATGCCGAGGAGGTGGAGAATGGTGGCCTGGTGGTCGTGGACGTGGACGGGGTCCTGAGTGATGTTCCAGGCGAAGTCGTCGGTGGCACCGTGGACGTGCCCGGCTTTGACGCCGCCGCCAGCCATCCAGAGGGAGAAGGCTTTGCCGAAGTGGTCGCGGCCTTTGGGATTGGTGGGGTCGCCTTGACCGAAGGGGGTGCGGCCGAATTCACCGCCCCAGATGACGAGGGTGTCGTCGAGGAGGCCGCGTTGTTTGAGGTCGGTGACGAGGGCGGCGGAGGGTTGGTCGGTGTCTTTGCACTGGATGGCAAGCTGGGTGTGGAGGTTGTTGTGCTGGTCCCAACCGGCGTGCATGAGCTGGACGAAGCGGGTGCCGCGTTCGATGAGGCGGCGGGCCATGAGACAGTTGTTGGCGAAGCTGCCTTTCTCGAGGACGTCGGGGCCGTAGAGGTCGAGGATATGTTGGGGTTCGTCGCTTAGATCGAGGAGATCGGGCACGCTGGTTTGCATGCGATAGGCCATTTCGTATTGGCTGATGCGGGTGTCGATTTCGGGGTCGCCGTAGTCGGCGAGGTGGGCCTGGTTGATGGAGCGGATGTCGTCGAGAAGGGAGCGACGGGCGGCCTGGCTGACGCCGTTGGGATTGGTGAGATAGGGGACGGGATCGCCGGTGCTGCGGAAGCGCACGCCCTGGTAGCGGCTGGGGAGGAAGCCGGAGCCCCAGTAGTAGTCGAAGAAGAGCTGGCCGCAGGATTTTTGGCGGTCGGACGAGGTCATGACGACGAAGGCGGGGAGGTCTTCGGATTCGGAACCGAGGCCGTAGGTGGTCCAGGCGCCGAGGCTGGGGCGGCCGGGGATTTGGGAGCCGGTGAGGAAAAAGGTGACGCCGGGGGCATGGTTGACGGCCTCAGTGTTCATGGAACGGATGAGGCAGAGGTCGTCGGCGATGGCGGCGGTGTGGGGCAGCATGTCGCTGATTTCGATGCCGGATTTGCCGTTTTTGCGGAAGGGCTTGAGGGCGGGGATGATGGGCCAGGCTTTGTTGCCGGAGGTCATGGTGGAGAGGCGGGTGGTGCCGCGGATGCTCTCGGGGAGGTCCTGCATGGCCATCTTTTGCAGGAGGGGTTTGGGATCAAAGAGGTCGACGTGGGAGGGTCCGCCGCCTTGCCAGAGGTAGATGACGCGTTTGGCGTGAGGGGTGGAGGTGGGGTAGCCGGGGATGGCGGGGGCGTTGCTGTTGCCGGCAAGGGCGTCGTTTTTGATGAGGCTGGAGAGGGCGGCAATGCCGAGGCCGGTGGCCGTTTTGCCGAAGAGTTGGCGTCGGGTGACACGGGCTTGGTTGAGCTGGATGGGGTCCATAGAAAGGCTAAAGGCTAAAGGCGAAAGGATAAAGGGTGCTTCGGCTGGATCGTCCTCGTTCTCCTACTCGTCCTCGGATGGGGACTTTGGGTGGGGAGTAGGAGGAGGAGTAAGAGTAAGAGGAGGAGTGGGGTGAGCGCTGGGTGGTTTGGAGACGGGTGAGCGTTTTTTGGCGCGGGGGGTCGAGGACGAGTAGGAGAACGAGGACGAGGACGAGTTTTGAGTTATTCGCGTGTTAGGGCGGCGTCGAGGTTGAGGATGGCAAGGCAGACAGAGGTCCAGGCGGCGTGGTGAGAGGCGTCGAGTTCGGGGGATGTGGGAGTTGCGCCGACGGTGAGGAGTTTTTTGGCGGCGGAGGGATCGGATTGAAAATGTTCGAGCTGGCGGTCGAGCATCTGGCGGAGGCGGGAGAGGTCGGCAGTGGTGGGTTCGCGACTGATGCAGTGCTGCCAGGCGAGGGTGAGACGGATGTCCGTATCGGCGGTCTGGCGGATGAGGTTGGCGGCGAGGACGCGGGAGGCTTCGACCCAGGTGGGGTCGTTGAGGGTGGTGAGGGCGTGGAGGGGGGTGTTGGTGAGGCTGGGTTTGACGTTGCAGATTTGGCGGGTGGAGGCGTCGAACATGTTGGCGGGGGCGACGGTGCGACGCCAGAAGGTGTAGAGACTGCGGCGGTAGAGGTCGGAGCCGGTGGATTGGGGATAGGTGAAGTCGCGTTCTTTGGTTATGGCGAGTCCGTCCCAGATGCCTTCGGGTTGATAGGGGTAGACAGGTTTGCCGTTGAGTTGAGGGTTGAGCAGGCCGCTGGCGCTGAGGGCGAGGTCACGCAGGATCATGGAAGGGAGGCGCAGACGGCTGGCGCGGGCCATGAGGCGGTTGTCGCGGTCGTGTTCGAGCTGCTGCGGGGTGATGCGGCTGCTTTGGCGGTAGGTATGGCTGGTGACGATGAGGCGGTGGAGGGGTTTGATGCGCCAGCCGTTGTCGCGGAATTCGACGGCGAGCCAGTCGAGGAGGTCTTGATGGATGGGGACTTCGCTTTGGACGCCGAGGTCTTCGGAGGTTTTGACGAGGCCGGTGCCGAAGAAGTGCTGCCACATGCGGTTGACCTGGACGCGGGCGGTGAGGGGATGTTCGGGAAGAAAAAGCCACTGGGCGATGCCAAGGCGGTTTTTGGGGGCGTCGGCGGGGAGCGGGGGGAGGAAGGCGGGGGTGTTGATGGTGACTTTTTCGGTGGGGCTGAGGTAGTCGCCGCGGTCGAGGACGTGGGTTTCGCGCGGTTGTTTTTCGTCCATAATCATGACGCGAGGCAGTTCGTCCTTGGCGAAAGTTTCTTCGGCAAGTTTGGCGGCGACGATACGTTTGATGGGGTCGTGTCCTTTGAGTTTGGGGAGGCGGACGGAGTCGAATTCGACGCGAACGCGGCCTCCGGCATAGGTGTTGGGTTTGGTGTCGCGGGCGGCTTCGATGAGGCGTTTCCAGTTTTCTTCGAGGGGGTCGGTGGAGGCAAGGATTTGGTCCTCCCACTTGAGCTGAAGCTGGTTGCGCTGGGATTCCCAATCGGGTTCGGCAGCGGTGATGGCGTCGGCGGTTTTTTGTTTGAGGGCGGCGAGGCCGAGGTCGAATTCTGGGGTTTTGAGTTCGAGCAGGGGAGGGGCGGAACGGATGCGGGAGCCGCCGCCGCCGGCGCGACCGGTTTCGGAGACGTTGTTGAAGGCAGCCATCAGGCTGAAGTAGTCGCGGTGGGTGATGGGGTCGTATTTGTGGTCGTGACATTGCGCGCAGGCGACGGTGAGCCCGAGCCAGGTGGTGCTGGTGACGTCGACGCGGTCGAAGAGGATGACGTTGCGTTGTTCTTCGGCAATGGCGCCGCCTTCGCCGTTGATGAGGTGGTTGCGGTTGAAGGCGGTGGCGATTTTTTGGTCGTTGGTGGGATTAGGAAGGAGGTCGCCGGCGAGTTGTTCGATGCTGAACTGGTCGAAGGGCATGTCGGCGTTGAGGGCTTTGACGACCCAGTCGCGCCAGATCCACTGGAAGGTGTCGCCGTCTTGTTGGAAGCCGTTGCTATCGGCGTAGCGCGCGGCGTCGAGCCAGGGGAGGGCCATGCGTTCGCCGTAGTGGGGGGATTGCAGGAGGCGGTCGACCACTTTCTCATAGGCGTCGGGGGAGGTGTCGGCGAGGAAGGCGTTGAGTTCGTCGAGGGTGGGGGGGAGGCCGGTGAGGTCGAGGGTGACGCGACGCAGGAGGGTGGAGCGGTCGGCTTCGGGGGAGGGCTGAAGGTGATGTTCGCGTAATTTGGCGAGGACGAAGCGGTCGATTTCGTTGCGGATGGGGCCGCTGATGTCGGTGGGGACGGCGGGTCGGGTCGGGGCTTCGAAAGCCCAGTGGTTTTCGAAGGGGGCACCTTGGGCGACCCATTCGATGATGAGGTCTTTTTGGGATTGGGTGAGGGTGCGATGGGAGTCGGGTGGGGGCATCAACTCGTCGGCATCGTCGCTGAGGATGCGTTGGATGAGCCGGCTTTCGTCGGGTTTGCCGGGGATGATGTTGCCATCGGCACGCTGACCTTTGAGGGTGTTGAGTTGAAGGTCGGCTTTGCGTTGGTTGCCGTCTTGGCCGTGGCAGTAGAAGCAGTTTTCCGAGAGGATGGGGCGGATGTCGCGATTGTATGAAATGGGGGCGGGTGCGGCAGACGCGGGTCCTGCCAAGGTCATGATCACAGTGCAGAGCACGGCGATGGTATGGTTGGAGATGAGAAGGCGCGGAAGAAGCATCACTACATCTTACGATGGATGCAGGTGGCTTCCTACTTACTGGAGTTCGTAAACGGGAAAGGGGCCGATTGGTTTTTTCGGGAGCCCGTGAACGGTGCGGAGAGGATGATGGAAGGAGGCTATCGTTTTACGATGCCGTCTTTCATGGCGATGGAGATGGCGGAGGCGAGGCAGTTGACGTGCAGCTTTTTGTAGATGCAGCGCATGATGTAGTCGGTGGTGTGGGGGTTGAGGTCGAGCTGGTCGGCGATTTGTTTGCGGGCGAGGCCGTCGACCATGAGTTCGAGCACGGCGATTTCGCGGTCGGTCAAATCGTGCTCAGGGCTGGGTGGGACAGTGCGAGGCGGCGCTGATTTGGTGAGCATTTCAAGAACGCGGCGGGCGACGCGGGGATTCATGGGGGATCCGCCGGCGAGGGCTTGTTCGATGGCGGCGATGACTTGTTTGGCAGGCTCGGATTTGAGCAGGTAGCCGGAGGCTCCGGCGCAGACGGCGCGGAAGATTTTGTCATCGTCCTCAAACACCGTGAGCATGAGGATGGTGGTGTCGGGAGCGATTTGTTTGATGCGGGTGATGCCTTCGATGCCGTCCATGCCGGGAAGTCCGATGTCGAGGAGAATGGTTTCGGGAGGGTTGTTGGAGAGAAGCGCGAGGGCGTCTTCGCAGCGACGGAAACTTTGGATGTCGGTGAAGATGGGGTGTTGGGCAAGCACGCGCTCAATGCCCCGGCGGAACGCGGGGTTGTCTTCGATGATCCAGACGGAGGGCACTTTGAAAGGCTAAAGGCTAAAGGCTAAAGGATAAAGTAGGAATGATGCACGATGGTTGATGGATGGGAAGTAGGAGCAAGAGTAAGATTTACTGGATGGGGGCGGTGAGGTGGATTTGGGTGCCGGGAGTGTTGAGATCGGAAGTGATGGTCATGCGGGCGTGCAGGGTTTTGGCGCGTTGCTTCATGCTGGTGAGGCCCATGCCGTTGGATTTTTGCTGAGGATCGAATCCGCGACCGTCGTCGGTGATGATGAGGATGAGATTTTGTTCGTCGAACTCAAGTGAGAGGGTGACGTGTTTGGCTTGGGCATGGCGGGCAATGTTGGTGAGGGCTTCTTTGAAAAGAAGGAAGACCTGACGGCGGGATTCGGCGGGCCAGGTGGTGGGGGCTTGGTCGGGAAGCTGGGTCCAGTTGACGGTAAGGCCGGTGAGGAGTCGGTTGGCGGTGCGTTTGAGAAGGGTGATGAGGTCGGGTCCAGATTCGGCGCGGGCGCCGACGAGCCAGAGCACTTCGCGCATGGCTTCAGTGGTTTCTTGGGCGATGCGGTTGATTTCCTGGAGGTCTTCTTTTTGAGCGCTGGGACTGTCGGGCTGGGTGGCGGCGGTTTCGCTGATCATGGCAATGCCGGCGATGTTGCTGCCGATTTCATCGTGAAGGTCTTGGGCGAGGCGGTTGCGCAGATTGAGCAGGGCGCGGGTGCGGGATCGGCGTTCGAAGATGGCGAAGGTGATGCCGGCGATGGGGAGGATGAGGGCGAGAGAGGCGGCAAGGGTCCAGGCGCGACGGCGGGCGCGGTCTTCAATTTCGGTGTGTTGGGATTGGAGGTCGGAGAGCTGGTCCTGGAGTTGTCGGCGGGATTGCCAGCGTTCGAGCCATTGGGGGAGCGGCAGCAGGTGACCGTAGCTGGTGTGGCCATCGACGATGAGGGAAGGGGGGCGTTTTTCGGGGCGATCGGAGCGGTCGGGGCTTGAAGTGACGGTGGCGGCGGGGGCGAGGTTTTGATGGTTGGAGAAGATTTCGATTTCGGAGAGGCCGAAGGAGTTGCGGCGGCCGGGGGCGTCCTGGATCATGAGGACGCGCAGGTGTCGTCCGCTGAGTTGGTTGACGGGGGTGGTGACGGGATTGTTGCCGGGGTTGGGAAAGTCTTCGTTGGTGGCGTCGAGGAGAACGGTGGGATTGGTGAAGTCAGGGGCGTCGGAGAGTTCGACCCGGAAGCGGAGGGGAAAGGCGAAGCCGGGGACGTCGGCACCGAGTCGGGCGTGGACGGGGTGGAGTCGGACTTCGTCGATGGGTTGAGACTTACCGAGGTCGATGGCGATCCATGCGGGTTCAGCGGGGCTGGTCTGGTCGGCGAAGAGTCCGTCGTAGGGAAGAAGGTGGCGTTCGATGGGAGGGCCGAGGGGGGATCGTCCGTCGATGAGGTTTTTGAGGTTCCAACGCGGGGGGAGGGTGGTGGAGTTGGAGGCGGTGGCAGTGGTGGTTTTGTTGAGGGCGATGTTCTTGATGCCTTGAACGATCATGAGTTCGCTGAGGGCGAAGAAGTGGGTGCCGTTTTCTTCGGCGAGTTTGGTGACGGTGAGCCGGATGAACTGGCCACGGAGACCGCGGGCGCGAAAGACTGCGGGAGCGAGGCCGGGGGAGCGGAAGTCTTCTTCGGTGAAAACGGCGAGCGGGGTGAAGGTGGTGAAGGCGGGGTCGTCGGAGATGTCGATGCGGAAGCGGCGGGGGAAGCCGTAGGTCTTTTGTTCGCCGGGTTGCCAGTCGACGAGGGCGGGGACGAGAACCACCCAATCGATGGGTTGGGAGGTGCCGAGGTCGATTTGAATCCACGGTGAGGTGGGGGGCGGGGTTTGCAGTTGCTGGTGCTGGTAGCCGAGTTCGGCGGTGGTTTGAGCCATGACGGGGACGCCGAGTTGGGTGAGGGCGTCGCGGGTGGATTGGATTTGGGTTTCGAGAGTGCGGAGGTCACGGCTGAACCAACGCAGCCAGGTGCTTTCCGTTTCCTGGGCTGTGGCGGAAATGGTGGACAGCGTGAGAAGGAGGCTGAGAAGAGATAGGCGGATGACGAGGGAGGTGGGCACGGGTTTGGGTTTGGGATCGTCCTCGTCCTCCTACTCGAACTCGTCCTCGATTGTGGAAGGGGATGCCGGAGAGGGTGGCCGTCGGATGTCTTGGCGTGATTTGAAAAGGTTTCTGGCGGATGGTCAGCGCGGTGGTCGAGGACGAGTTCGAGTAGGAGGACGAGGACGAGGACGAGTTTTTGAAAAGGGAACGAGGGGTGGTCTGCTGGCGCTGGGTGATGGTGGAGCGCAGCGTGGGGAGTAGGAGGAGGAGTAAGAGGAAGAGGAGGATTTTCTCTTTAGGCGGCAAGTTGGCCGTTCTCGATAATGAGGGTGCGGTCGCCGCGAGTGGCGAGTTGGGCGTCGTGAGTCACCACGACGAGGGTGCGGTTGGATTCCTCAATGATGCCGAAAAGAAGATCGATGATTTGCTTGCCGTTTTGGGCATCGAGGTTGCCGGTGGGTTCATCGGCGAGGATGATTTTGGGATCGTTGATGAGGGCGCGGGCGAGGGCGACGCGTTGTTGTTCGCCACCGGAGAGTTCGGTGGGGAGGTGTTGAAGTCGTTCGCCTAGGCCCACGCGTTCGAGGAGCTGGCTGGCGCGTTCGAGGGCGGGTTTTCCTCGGATGAGCGAGGGAAGGGCGACGTTTTCGAGGGCGGTGAGGTCAGGGATGAGGTGGTAGTTTTGAAAAACGAAGCCGAGGGACTGGTTGCGGATGTGGGCGCGTTGATTTTTGCTGGCGGCGTAGAGAGGCTGGCCGTTGATGAGGACGTCGCCGGAGGTGGGTTTTTCGAGTCCGCCCATGGTGTAAAGAAGGGTGGTTTTGCCGGCTCCAGAGGCACCGCGAAGGAAGACTTTCTCGCCGTGCTCGACGTCGAAGGTGAGGCCGCGAAGGACATGGATTTCATGGCCAGCGAGGTGGTAACGACGATGGAGGTCTTTGACGGTGAGGGCGGGCATAATGAAAGGATAAAGGATAAGGGATAAAGGCTAATCACTGAGCCTTGGGAGGAATGCGGTGGGTTAGACGGGGACGAGTTGGGTGGAGTGGGGCCAGAGGACGGAGAGGGCGAGGTCGAGGGTGGCGAGTTTGGCTCCTTTGCGGTGGGCGAGTTCGGCGAGCCAGGCGTCGGTGATCTGACGGTGGCCGCTGAGGCGGGTGGGGTCAATGGCGGTGTAAGAGAAGGAGTCGGTCCAGAAGACGTGCCGGGGATGGGCGTGGAGGGAGGTGAGGGCGGCCCAGGCGGCGGCGATGGATTTGTCTTGGGCGTGCTGAAGGTGAAGTCGTAGAAGGGTGCCTTCGGTGATGGGACAGGTGGCAATGGAGTCGAGTCGGAGGCTCGCGAGCCAATGGTGAACCCGTTCATGATGAGGATGACCGGGAAGCGTCATTGCGACGAGAACACTGCCATCAAGGAGCCAGGTCATGATTGCATGGCTTTTTCTATTTGTTCGGGCGTGAGGCCCATGAGTTCGAGGTGGCGGACGTCTTCGTCTTCAATACTGCGGCGGATGTCTTCTTCGGTGAGTGGGCGGCCATCGCCTTTTGAAACAGGGAAACCCGAAATTGGATGAATGCCCTGTGAGTGAGGAATTGATTGGATGGCGGGTTGGCGAGTATGACGAAGCAAATCACTGATGGCCTTGCTGATGGAAAGCTTGGAAGTGACGGCGTGGGCACGGGCCATAGCATAGAGATCGTCGTCAAGATTGATGGTGAGTCTCATGGGTGCATTATGGTGCAGTGGTGCAGTGGTGTCAATTTCAGCGTGCACTGCCTTTTTGGTGGTGGGCTTGCAGGTTTGTTATGGGAGATGACGTTTGGTGAGGATGATGAAGGTTTTTGTTGCAGCTTTGTTGTTGGTTTTGTTTGGTGGTGGGGTGAAGCATGCCACGGCGACTGAGATCATTGCTCATCGGGGCTTTTCGCTGCGGGCTCCGGAGAATACGGTGGCGGCTTTGAATCTGGCGTGGGAGCACAAGGCGGATGCTTGTGAGTTCGATATTCTGTTGTCAGCGGATGGGCAGATGGTGCTGATGCATGACAAGGACACGTTGAAAACGGGGGGCAAGCCGGGGTTGGTGGTGGCGCAGACGGCGGCTGCGGATTTGTTCAAGCTGGATGTGGGGAGTTGGAAGGGGGAGACGTGGAAGGGCGAGCGGGTGCCGACGTTGACGCAGGCTTTGGCGACGTTGCCGGTGGGGCATCAAAGGGCGTTCATCGAGATCAAGTGCGGCGTGGAGATTGTGCCGGCTTTGCAGAGGGAGTTGGAAGGAATGAGGTTGAGGGCGAAGCAGTTGGTGGTGATGTGTTTTGAGAGGGCGGTGGTGGCGGAAGTGAAAGAGGCGATGCCGTGGTTGAAGGTTTATCGATTGTCTTCGGCGAAGGACAAACAGAGGAGGGCGATCCCGGTGGAGAGGGTGATTGAAGAGTCGCGTGAGGATGGATTGGACGGGATTTCGTTGAGCAAGGATTTTCCGTGGTCGGATGCCTTGGTGAAGAAGGTGAAGGACGCGGGAATGGAGTTGTATGTGTGGACGGTGAATGATCCAGCACTGGCGTCGCTGGTGGCGAAGGCGGGCGTGGATGGAATCATCACGGATGATCCGGTGATGGTGCGCGAGCTGTTGGAAAAGTAGGTTGTCGCTCGGCTGGAGTGGCGGCTACTTGGCGCTCGGTTTATGTTTTTCAAGGGCTTCGATGATCAGTTCGAAGCGGCGTTGCACGTTGGCTTCTCCGAGCAGCTTTTGCTGAAGGGTGGGGCAGCGGGTGAAGTGATAGCTGAGGACGTCGGCAACGAGTTCGAGGTCTTCGCTTTCGGCGAGGGTGTCGCGAAGCTGGCTGGCGGTTTCGCCGTGTTGGGAAAAAAGGTCGAGCACGCGGTCTTTGAGAAGGCGCGTCTGTTCGAAATTGCCTTGGATGGAGACGATGGGCTCGATGGAGGCGATGGGGAAAGGGCGCTGCTGGAGCCAGCCGGTGAAGCGGATGCGCTGGAGGCCGAGGAGGAGAAGGTGGGAGGTGCCGTCGTCCTGACGGACGCAGGCGCGGACAAGGCCGGCGGTGGAGCAGGGGCTGATGTCTTTATCGCCCTCTCCGGTGCGATTGCCGATGCAGAAGATGCGGTTGGAGCCGAGCAAATGATCGAGCATTTTGCGGTAACGCTCTTCAAAGATGTAGAGGGGAAGCAGGCAGCCGGGGAAGAGATGGCAATCGGGTAGAACCATGACCGGGATTTCGCCGGGCAAGGGTGGGGAAGAGTCGATTTCGGGGTTGGTGGCCATCGCGTATGATTACGATGGACGGGTTGCAAAGGTTTGCAGTGAATGTGTTTGGCAGGAGATTGCCAAAGGTCGAGGAATGGGACGGGCTTTTGGAGTGCGGAGATTTTCTCCGCTTTGGAGTGGTGGATGGGCCGAACCGGTGATGCGTTTGGCGTCGCTTCAACCCCGGAGTGTGAATAGCTCAATCGATGAGAGCGAAGTGAAACTTCGCGGTCCTTTGTTTAACTGAACAATCTGGCGATGGGCTTGCCGCCGTCGGTGATCGGGACGGGGCGGCCGGCGTCGTGGAGTTCTTTGGAAGGGTCGATGCCGAGCGCGGCGTGAATGGTGGCGTGGTAGTCGGGGACGGAGACGGGGTTTTCGAGGATCTCTTTGCCGAGCTCATCGGTGACGCCGTAAGCGCCGCAATGGTTGAGTCCGCCACCCGCGAGCAGGAGGCTGAAGCTGGTGCCTTGATGGCCGCGTCCGCCGCCGCCGTCGAAGCTGGAAGGGCGACCAAATTCGGTGCCGAGGGCAATCAAGGTTTTGTCGAGGAGCTTTTTGTCTTCGAGGTCTGCAATAAGGGCGGCGAGGGCGGTGTCGAGGTCCTGGATGAGGAGGTGCTGGTTGAGCTGGCCTTCGTTGTGGGTGTCCCAGCCGGTGCCGTTGACGAAGTTGAGGTTGTGGGAGACTTCGATGAAACGCACGCCTGCCTGGACGAGGCGACGGGAGAGGAGGCAGCGCTGGCCGAATTCGCTGCCGTAGGCTTCGCGCAGGGCGGCGGGTTCTTCCTTGAGGTTGAAGTTGCGCATGAAGGTGGGTCCGGCGAGGCGCAGGGCTTGTTGCTGGACTTCTTCGTAAGCGGCGAGGGCGGAGTCGTCGGGGATCTCGGTATTGAACTGGTTAAGAAGTTGCTGGCGGCGTTCGATGCGGCTGGTTTGCAGTCCGGCGGGACGGGAGAATCCGGCGGGGCCGCTGTCCGTGTCGGTGAGGTAGATGTAGCCGTGTTTGGGTCCGAGGTAGCCGGGGCCGCGGCTGACGTTCGGATAGCCGATGAGCATGTAGGCGGGGGCGTCGTCGCTGGCGGAACCGCGCTGGTGGGCAACGAGGGAACCAATGGACGGGTAGGTGACGGTGCCGCTGATCATGCGTCCGGTGTGGACGACGTTGGTGGCGAAGGCGTGTTCGTCGACGATGCGGTGATTGACGGTGCGGACGACGGTGCAGCGGTCGGCGAGTTTGGCGGTTTTGGCGAGGTGTTCGGTGTATTGGACACCGGGAACGGCGGTATCGATGGCGGCGTAGTCCGAGCCCGCGATTTTCGGGGTGGACTTGGGATTGCCGCGTTGTTTGGGGTCAAAGGTATCGA contains:
- a CDS encoding glycerophosphodiester phosphodiesterase family protein, which translates into the protein MMKVFVAALLLVLFGGGVKHATATEIIAHRGFSLRAPENTVAALNLAWEHKADACEFDILLSADGQMVLMHDKDTLKTGGKPGLVVAQTAAADLFKLDVGSWKGETWKGERVPTLTQALATLPVGHQRAFIEIKCGVEIVPALQRELEGMRLRAKQLVVMCFERAVVAEVKEAMPWLKVYRLSSAKDKQRRAIPVERVIEESREDGLDGISLSKDFPWSDALVKKVKDAGMELYVWTVNDPALASLVAKAGVDGIITDDPVMVRELLEK
- a CDS encoding histidine kinase; translation: MPTSLVIRLSLLSLLLTLSTISATAQETESTWLRWFSRDLRTLETQIQSTRDALTQLGVPVMAQTTAELGYQHQQLQTPPPTSPWIQIDLGTSQPIDWVVLVPALVDWQPGEQKTYGFPRRFRIDISDDPAFTTFTPLAVFTEEDFRSPGLAPAVFRARGLRGQFIRLTVTKLAEENGTHFFALSELMIVQGIKNIALNKTTTATASNSTTLPPRWNLKNLIDGRSPLGPPIERHLLPYDGLFADQTSPAEPAWIAIDLGKSQPIDEVRLHPVHARLGADVPGFAFPLRFRVELSDAPDFTNPTVLLDATNEDFPNPGNNPVTTPVNQLSGRHLRVLMIQDAPGRRNSFGLSEIEIFSNHQNLAPAATVTSSPDRSDRPEKRPPSLIVDGHTSYGHLLPLPQWLERWQSRRQLQDQLSDLQSQHTEIEDRARRRAWTLAASLALILPIAGITFAIFERRSRTRALLNLRNRLAQDLHDEIGSNIAGIAMISETAATQPDSPSAQKEDLQEINRIAQETTEAMREVLWLVGARAESGPDLITLLKRTANRLLTGLTVNWTQLPDQAPTTWPAESRRQVFLLFKEALTNIARHAQAKHVTLSLEFDEQNLILIITDDGRGFDPQQKSNGMGLTSMKQRAKTLHARMTITSDLNTPGTQIHLTAPIQ
- a CDS encoding LON peptidase substrate-binding domain-containing protein, with the translated sequence MATNPEIDSSPPLPGEIPVMVLPDCHLFPGCLLPLYIFEERYRKMLDHLLGSNRIFCIGNRTGEGDKDISPCSTAGLVRACVRQDDGTSHLLLLGLQRIRFTGWLQQRPFPIASIEPIVSIQGNFEQTRLLKDRVLDLFSQHGETASQLRDTLAESEDLELVADVLSYHFTRCPTLQQKLLGEANVQRRFELIIEALEKHKPSAK
- a CDS encoding DUF1501 domain-containing protein — encoded protein: MDPIQLNQARVTRRQLFGKTATGLGIAALSSLIKNDALAGNSNAPAIPGYPTSTPHAKRVIYLWQGGGPSHVDLFDPKPLLQKMAMQDLPESIRGTTRLSTMTSGNKAWPIIPALKPFRKNGKSGIEISDMLPHTAAIADDLCLIRSMNTEAVNHAPGVTFFLTGSQIPGRPSLGAWTTYGLGSESEDLPAFVVMTSSDRQKSCGQLFFDYYWGSGFLPSRYQGVRFRSTGDPVPYLTNPNGVSQAARRSLLDDIRSINQAHLADYGDPEIDTRISQYEMAYRMQTSVPDLLDLSDEPQHILDLYGPDVLEKGSFANNCLMARRLIERGTRFVQLMHAGWDQHNNLHTQLAIQCKDTDQPSAALVTDLKQRGLLDDTLVIWGGEFGRTPFGQGDPTNPKGRDHFGKAFSLWMAGGGVKAGHVHGATDDFAWNITQDPVHVHDHQATILHLLGIDHTKLTYRYQGRQFRLTDVHGHVVKGILA
- a CDS encoding TA system VapC family ribonuclease toxin; this encodes MTWLLDGSVLVAMTLPGHPHHERVHHWLASLRLDSIATCPITEGTLLRLHLQHAQDKSIAAAWAALTSLHAHPRHVFWTDSFSYTAIDPTRLSGHRQITDAWLAELAHRKGAKLATLDLALSVLWPHSTQLVPV
- a CDS encoding ABC transporter ATP-binding protein; the protein is MPALTVKDLHRRYHLAGHEIHVLRGLTFDVEHGEKVFLRGASGAGKTTLLYTMGGLEKPTSGDVLINGQPLYAASKNQRAHIRNQSLGFVFQNYHLIPDLTALENVALPSLIRGKPALERASQLLERVGLGERLQHLPTELSGGEQQRVALARALINDPKIILADEPTGNLDAQNGKQIIDLLFGIIEESNRTLVVVTHDAQLATRGDRTLIIENGQLAA
- a CDS encoding PSD1 and planctomycete cytochrome C domain-containing protein, yielding MLLPRLLISNHTIAVLCTVIMTLAGPASAAPAPISYNRDIRPILSENCFYCHGQDGNQRKADLQLNTLKGQRADGNIIPGKPDESRLIQRILSDDADELMPPPDSHRTLTQSQKDLIIEWVAQGAPFENHWAFEAPTRPAVPTDISGPIRNEIDRFVLAKLREHHLQPSPEADRSTLLRRVTLDLTGLPPTLDELNAFLADTSPDAYEKVVDRLLQSPHYGERMALPWLDAARYADSNGFQQDGDTFQWIWRDWVVKALNADMPFDQFSIEQLAGDLLPNPTNDQKIATAFNRNHLINGEGGAIAEEQRNVILFDRVDVTSTTWLGLTVACAQCHDHKYDPITHRDYFSLMAAFNNVSETGRAGGGGSRIRSAPPLLELKTPEFDLGLAALKQKTADAITAAEPDWESQRNQLQLKWEDQILASTDPLEENWKRLIEAARDTKPNTYAGGRVRVEFDSVRLPKLKGHDPIKRIVAAKLAEETFAKDELPRVMIMDEKQPRETHVLDRGDYLSPTEKVTINTPAFLPPLPADAPKNRLGIAQWLFLPEHPLTARVQVNRMWQHFFGTGLVKTSEDLGVQSEVPIHQDLLDWLAVEFRDNGWRIKPLHRLIVTSHTYRQSSRITPQQLEHDRDNRLMARASRLRLPSMILRDLALSASGLLNPQLNGKPVYPYQPEGIWDGLAITKERDFTYPQSTGSDLYRRSLYTFWRRTVAPANMFDASTRQICNVKPSLTNTPLHALTTLNDPTWVEASRVLAANLIRQTADTDIRLTLAWQHCISREPTTADLSRLRQMLDRQLEHFQSDPSAAKKLLTVGATPTSPELDASHHAAWTSVCLAILNLDAALTRE
- a CDS encoding response regulator transcription factor; the encoded protein is MPSVWIIEDNPAFRRGIERVLAQHPIFTDIQSFRRCEDALALLSNNPPETILLDIGLPGMDGIEGITRIKQIAPDTTILMLTVFEDDDKIFRAVCAGASGYLLKSEPAKQVIAAIEQALAGGSPMNPRVARRVLEMLTKSAPPRTVPPSPEHDLTDREIAVLELMVDGLARKQIADQLDLNPHTTDYIMRCIYKKLHVNCLASAISIAMKDGIVKR